A window of the Deinococcus aquiradiocola genome harbors these coding sequences:
- a CDS encoding S8 family serine peptidase, whose product MKRLDLRPLLLISACLTACSAPSSPDESRQFLTNATIGFGAKEAVTLDLPAGYAWRALTTPSWLRIDRTDTPDRLTLRVDRDRVADHATRQANVQGTVDMYWAASDGRSSGKAKWDVSFSFYRVSGTISPQSSGQDVQLQRRPDVPDTGPADSQILSFGSVADADAFVRAARGSSGMQALTALRLRGASFSRLGPSSVVMDGPTLDGRERAALSAAFGGITVTANAALHELGDPVTALPMEPADPFYANQWHFRTLGYPAVWRDMESGTYTHSAVIAVIDSGVRYDHPDLGAALLTGIEGALDLLPAGASDDGDGPDTDPTDPDFFGRTRGSHGTHVAGIMAAGWNRFEAPCGACSDRGVAGAAYRAPVRLLPVRAIDARGQSDVATVTNAVLYAAGIPTEVEGRVYANPNPAQVINLSLGGPMDEQTAAPLCGAIHAARERGTAVIAAAGNTGDERVHYPAACPDAVAVGAVTLTHGGQVAHSSFSSHYSAVRLSAPGGGASDLASGKTYFNGSRFNDAPFPDDILSTDWDYERNLPVYSTMIGTSQATPQVSVLTALLLAKGVTGSAVQATERIEQTATDLGTPGRDPFYGFGMINPRAALDAPAISAGYGMAFRRDDGNVYTAEVRTDGAFEAFLPSGTFDLTAGEDRNSNGLYGESGEAGVRQRVRLGADAPELKLGELRLTPGR is encoded by the coding sequence ATGAAGCGACTTGATCTCCGCCCCCTGCTCCTGATCTCCGCGTGCCTCACCGCCTGCAGCGCGCCCTCGTCCCCGGACGAATCCCGGCAATTCCTCACGAACGCCACCATCGGGTTCGGTGCGAAGGAAGCGGTCACGCTCGACCTCCCAGCCGGGTACGCCTGGCGTGCCCTGACCACTCCTTCATGGCTCAGGATCGACCGGACCGACACGCCGGACCGGTTGACCCTGCGTGTCGACCGCGACAGGGTGGCCGATCACGCCACACGTCAGGCGAACGTGCAGGGCACGGTGGACATGTACTGGGCCGCGAGCGACGGCCGCAGCAGCGGCAAGGCGAAATGGGACGTCAGCTTCTCGTTCTACCGGGTGTCCGGAACGATCTCTCCGCAGAGCAGCGGGCAGGACGTTCAGTTGCAGCGCCGTCCGGACGTCCCGGACACGGGCCCGGCGGACAGCCAGATTCTGTCCTTTGGCAGTGTCGCCGACGCCGACGCCTTCGTCAGGGCGGCCCGTGGATCTTCCGGTATGCAGGCCCTCACCGCGCTGCGCCTGCGCGGCGCGTCCTTCTCGCGTCTGGGGCCGTCCAGCGTGGTGATGGACGGCCCCACGCTGGACGGGCGTGAACGGGCGGCGCTGAGCGCGGCGTTCGGGGGGATCACCGTCACCGCGAACGCCGCGCTCCACGAGCTCGGCGATCCGGTCACGGCCCTGCCGATGGAGCCCGCCGACCCCTTCTACGCGAACCAGTGGCACTTCAGGACCCTCGGGTACCCGGCCGTCTGGCGGGACATGGAGAGCGGGACGTACACGCACAGCGCCGTGATCGCCGTGATCGATTCCGGCGTCCGGTACGATCACCCGGACCTCGGTGCCGCGCTGCTCACCGGTATCGAGGGAGCACTCGATCTGCTGCCCGCAGGCGCGTCGGACGACGGTGACGGACCCGACACGGACCCGACCGACCCCGACTTCTTCGGGCGCACCCGTGGGAGTCACGGGACGCATGTCGCGGGCATCATGGCGGCAGGCTGGAACCGTTTCGAGGCGCCGTGCGGCGCGTGCAGCGACCGGGGCGTCGCCGGAGCGGCGTACCGCGCGCCGGTCCGTCTGCTGCCGGTGCGCGCCATTGACGCGCGGGGCCAGAGCGACGTCGCCACCGTCACGAATGCCGTTCTGTACGCGGCCGGCATTCCGACCGAGGTCGAGGGACGCGTGTACGCGAACCCGAATCCGGCGCAGGTCATCAACCTGAGCCTGGGCGGACCCATGGACGAGCAGACGGCCGCGCCCCTGTGCGGCGCTATTCATGCAGCGCGCGAGCGGGGGACCGCGGTGATTGCCGCGGCCGGCAATACCGGGGACGAGCGCGTCCATTACCCTGCGGCGTGCCCGGACGCGGTCGCGGTCGGGGCCGTGACCCTGACGCACGGCGGGCAGGTGGCGCATTCCTCGTTCAGCAGCCATTACTCGGCCGTGCGACTCAGCGCGCCCGGCGGGGGTGCGTCGGACCTGGCGTCCGGGAAGACGTACTTCAACGGTTCGCGCTTCAACGACGCGCCCTTTCCGGACGACATCCTCTCGACAGACTGGGACTACGAGCGGAACCTGCCGGTGTACTCCACCATGATCGGCACGTCTCAGGCGACCCCGCAGGTGTCGGTCCTCACGGCCCTCCTGCTGGCGAAGGGCGTGACGGGCAGCGCGGTTCAGGCGACCGAGCGCATCGAACAGACCGCGACCGACCTCGGAACGCCCGGACGCGACCCGTTCTACGGATTCGGGATGATCAACCCGCGCGCGGCACTGGACGCGCCCGCAATCTCTGCCGGGTACGGCATGGCGTTCCGCAGGGACGACGGCAACGTCTACACCGCCGAAGTCCGGACCGACGGGGCGTTCGAGGCGTTCCTGCCCTCCGGAACATTCGATCTGACGGCTGGCGAGGACCGCAACAGCAACGGCCTGTACGGGGAGTCCGGTGAGGCCGGCGTTCGGCAGCGCGTCCGACTCGGCGCCGACGCACCTGAGCTGAAGCTCGGAGAACTCCGGCTCACGCCGGGCAGGTGA
- the nagZ gene encoding beta-N-acetylhexosaminidase, with translation MTIHAGQLVMVDLPGPTLDDDTAQYLQDHHIRSVCLFGKNVENETQLRALCHELRRVMGPHALIAIDHEGGAILRTPFWPAPPSAMALGAADDPALTRDVHHALARQLRSVGINWNFAPVMDVNVQSENPVIGVRAFGADPALVTRHALAAVDGQTAEGVASCVKHFPGHGDTRQDSHLALPRVERSREELETTEFAPFRAAAQAGVPAFMTAHIVYPALDAQHPATLSRAILTGLLRAEWGYDGVIVTDSMGMRAIDDHYGRGEAAVLSLAAGADLVMALGRRDAQLATLQSVTAAIQDGTLPHDALRSSVTRLETLARTFPAHAAPDARHGSDPALFRTAWARGLTTVGPATPPAPGSAVTLVARREEARENVSEAGLPARALARTLASLYDLQTFEYDDAHTLDWDALRAEGRTVLLATAGRHRQAGLHGARPHLHLCLYNAYSVLDVDAPALVSYGTPPEALGAVTGWLRGETPATAHLPYDRHRPGETTAEKRPRPPST, from the coding sequence ATGACCATTCACGCCGGCCAGCTCGTCATGGTGGACCTCCCCGGCCCCACCCTCGACGACGACACCGCCCAGTACCTGCAGGACCACCACATCCGCTCCGTGTGCCTGTTCGGCAAGAACGTCGAGAACGAAACGCAGCTGCGCGCCCTGTGCCACGAGCTGCGGCGCGTGATGGGCCCCCACGCCCTCATCGCCATCGACCACGAGGGCGGCGCGATCCTCCGCACGCCCTTCTGGCCCGCCCCGCCCAGCGCCATGGCCCTCGGCGCCGCCGACGACCCCGCCCTCACCCGCGACGTGCACCACGCCCTCGCCAGGCAACTGCGGTCCGTGGGCATCAACTGGAACTTCGCGCCCGTCATGGACGTCAACGTGCAGAGCGAGAACCCCGTCATCGGCGTGCGCGCCTTCGGCGCCGACCCCGCCCTCGTCACGCGCCACGCGCTCGCCGCCGTGGACGGCCAGACCGCCGAGGGCGTCGCTTCGTGCGTCAAGCACTTCCCCGGCCACGGCGACACCCGCCAGGACAGCCACCTCGCCCTCCCGCGCGTGGAACGCTCCCGCGAGGAGCTCGAAACGACCGAGTTCGCGCCGTTCCGCGCCGCCGCCCAGGCGGGCGTGCCCGCCTTCATGACGGCCCACATCGTGTACCCGGCCCTCGACGCGCAGCACCCCGCCACCCTCAGCCGCGCCATCCTGACGGGCCTGCTGCGCGCCGAGTGGGGCTACGACGGCGTGATCGTCACGGACAGCATGGGCATGCGCGCCATCGACGACCACTACGGGCGCGGCGAGGCCGCCGTCCTCAGCCTCGCGGCCGGCGCCGACCTCGTGATGGCCCTCGGCCGCCGCGACGCGCAGCTCGCCACCCTCCAGAGCGTCACCGCCGCCATTCAGGACGGCACCCTCCCGCACGACGCCCTGCGCTCCAGCGTCACGCGCCTCGAGACGCTCGCCCGGACCTTCCCCGCGCACGCCGCCCCCGACGCCCGGCACGGCAGCGACCCCGCCCTCTTCCGCACCGCCTGGGCGCGCGGGCTGACCACTGTCGGCCCGGCCACGCCCCCCGCGCCCGGCAGCGCCGTCACGCTCGTCGCCCGCCGCGAGGAAGCGCGCGAGAACGTCAGCGAGGCCGGACTGCCCGCCCGCGCGCTCGCCCGCACCCTCGCCAGCCTCTACGACCTGCAGACCTTCGAGTACGACGACGCGCACACCCTCGACTGGGACGCCCTGCGCGCCGAGGGCCGCACCGTGCTGCTCGCCACCGCCGGACGCCACCGTCAGGCAGGCCTGCACGGCGCGCGCCCGCACCTGCACCTTTGCCTGTACAACGCGTACAGTGTCCTTGACGTGGACGCGCCCGCCCTCGTCAGCTACGGCACGCCACCCGAAGCGCTCGGCGCCGTGACCGGCTGGCTGCGCGGCGAGACGCCTGCCACCGCCCACCTGCCCTACGACCGCCACCGCCCGGGAGAGACGACCGCCGAAAAGCGCCCGCGTCCTCCGTCAACCTGA
- a CDS encoding N-acetylmannosamine-6-phosphate 2-epimerase → MPTPPPSAQPPAPTPLARLQGQLIVSVQADDDSVLRDTAIIAALCRAVLTGGAGGLRVRGADDIRAARALTALPIIGLTKTRHAGVDAFITATTREVREVAGAGADIVAVDATRLTRPEPLVDLIRAAHDAGLQVMADISTEDEAEHALDLGADTVGTTMSGYTPHSPQQEAPDFALMRALHARGLPFVAEGRVKTVQDALQAQACGAFAVVVGSAITRPDHVTRWYADALGTAAGPDHALLPGLTAEPASYTP, encoded by the coding sequence GTGCCCACCCCACCCCCCAGCGCCCAGCCACCCGCACCCACACCGCTCGCGCGCCTGCAGGGACAGCTGATCGTGTCGGTCCAGGCGGACGACGACAGCGTCCTGCGCGACACGGCCATCATCGCCGCCCTATGCCGCGCCGTCCTGACCGGCGGGGCGGGCGGCCTGCGCGTCCGCGGCGCGGACGACATCCGCGCCGCGCGCGCCCTGACGGCGCTCCCCATCATCGGTCTCACCAAAACCCGGCACGCGGGCGTGGACGCCTTCATCACCGCCACCACCCGCGAGGTGCGCGAGGTCGCCGGGGCGGGCGCGGACATCGTCGCGGTGGACGCCACGCGCCTCACGCGGCCCGAACCGCTCGTGGACCTGATCCGCGCCGCGCACGACGCGGGCCTGCAGGTCATGGCCGACATCAGCACCGAGGACGAGGCCGAGCACGCCCTGGACCTCGGCGCGGACACGGTCGGTACCACCATGAGCGGTTACACGCCACACAGCCCGCAGCAGGAGGCGCCGGACTTCGCGCTCATGCGCGCCCTGCATGCCCGCGGCCTGCCGTTCGTGGCGGAGGGGCGCGTCAAGACAGTGCAGGACGCCCTGCAGGCGCAGGCCTGCGGCGCGTTCGCGGTGGTGGTCGGGTCAGCCATCACCCGGCCCGACCATGTCACCCGCTGGTACGCGGACGCGCTCGGCACGGCCGCCGGGCCGGACCACGCGCTCCTGCCGGGCCTCACGGCCGAACCGGCCTCGTACACGCCCTGA
- a CDS encoding ABC transporter substrate-binding protein, giving the protein MKKILMTALLLSGSAAHAQKVVEFWTISLAPLFNDEMNRVANAFEKANPGVSVKWVDVPQAAIEQKLLAAVAAGRPPAVVNLSSDQTVKLYQQGALEAMDLGAGSKTYFAKALGTFSFGNKVYGVPWYWAPKVVAYNADIFRKAGLDPANPPRTIQTLMAAAKQIKDKTGLYGFMPNINGTNFLNVFQEAGLPILSKDGSQAVFNSDRHVALLQQYVDLYRKGYIPEDTMRRGFTAATELYSAGKLAMLITGPQFILRVANDNKAVYDVTRVAPYPINIAGNVIHTPLMGMSIPKGVQDRALSQKFATFITNDLNQLAFSKVTKTTFPSTVRASVDPFFKTGGTNAIDQGRLVSSVELSKARDLTVVVPDSSRLFKVFKDNIEAAMAGQKTSKAALDDIVKAWNASL; this is encoded by the coding sequence ATGAAGAAGATCCTGATGACCGCCCTCCTGCTGTCCGGCAGCGCCGCCCACGCCCAGAAGGTCGTGGAGTTCTGGACGATCAGCCTCGCGCCGCTCTTCAACGACGAGATGAACCGCGTCGCCAACGCCTTCGAGAAGGCCAACCCCGGCGTGAGCGTGAAGTGGGTGGACGTGCCGCAGGCCGCCATCGAGCAGAAGCTCCTCGCCGCCGTCGCGGCCGGACGCCCGCCCGCCGTCGTGAACCTCTCGAGCGACCAGACCGTCAAGCTGTACCAGCAGGGCGCGCTCGAAGCGATGGACCTCGGCGCGGGCAGCAAGACGTACTTCGCCAAGGCGCTCGGCACCTTCAGCTTCGGCAACAAGGTGTACGGCGTGCCGTGGTACTGGGCGCCGAAGGTCGTGGCGTACAACGCCGACATCTTCCGCAAGGCGGGCCTGGACCCCGCCAACCCGCCCCGCACCATCCAGACGCTGATGGCGGCCGCGAAACAGATCAAGGACAAGACCGGCCTGTACGGCTTCATGCCGAACATCAACGGCACCAACTTCCTGAACGTCTTCCAGGAAGCGGGCCTCCCCATCCTCAGCAAGGACGGCTCGCAGGCGGTGTTCAACAGCGACAGGCACGTCGCGCTGCTGCAGCAGTACGTGGACCTGTACCGGAAGGGCTACATTCCCGAGGACACCATGCGGCGCGGCTTCACGGCGGCCACGGAACTGTACAGCGCCGGGAAGCTCGCCATGCTGATCACCGGCCCGCAGTTCATCCTGCGCGTCGCGAACGACAACAAGGCCGTGTACGACGTGACGCGCGTCGCGCCGTACCCCATCAACATCGCCGGGAACGTCATCCACACGCCGCTGATGGGCATGAGCATCCCCAAGGGTGTGCAGGACCGCGCGCTCAGCCAGAAGTTCGCGACCTTCATCACGAACGACCTGAACCAGCTGGCGTTCAGCAAGGTCACGAAGACGACCTTCCCCAGCACCGTGCGCGCCAGCGTGGACCCCTTCTTCAAGACGGGCGGCACGAACGCCATCGACCAGGGCCGCCTCGTGAGCAGCGTGGAACTCAGCAAGGCGCGCGACCTGACGGTGGTCGTGCCGGACTCCAGCCGCCTCTTCAAGGTCTTCAAGGACAACATCGAGGCCGCGATGGCCGGGCAGAAGACCAGCAAGGCCGCGCTGGACGACATCGTGAAGGCCTGGAACGCCAGCCTCTGA
- a CDS encoding glycoside hydrolase family 20 zincin-like fold domain-containing protein: MRRTLLTVLTALLLTPPSGAQGAAFTSVPDAVVHAPPTTVTPTPTRATYPAGLLPLDGLRLEVRGDAPELAWAARDLRQEWQTRLGLTLQDLKAAAAGASPRIVIGTRADPALAAQAQAAGLQPDAPGSYALTVDAAGATMIGADPAGAYHGAQTLAQLLTAGGVRYARIQDAPAVKRRVAMIYLDASSGVNDALIPLLARLKYNAVLVMSDYVQWDAAKAGGYANPQGATKAEAARVADLARTHGLEVIPLIETLSHVGWMFGNGRNLDLLQDPQGQANYAYDTLNPETYSRVILPVLKEAVEVFRPKVVHIGHDEVRNRDRFPARPNGAAVGFEQLYVDDTVRLHDALAGMGVGTMIWHDVAFSDALAATLPARLPKDLQVAYWNYLPAPAYPALQSISALGFPVLGAAWAEPGNPEAMGRSAQSANAGYIQTRWTGYFGNPSVWDGAAAQGVAYVRGAQAAWNPGAALPSPAEATYRDLYRPEPYRAQAGTLVDLTPYVTRALRDPDGKGWIGKGAGTDLSAVPTGDVRLGDTRYLVSGAVMLRGTRANVQSLPVQVEVPLHRTFTALNVLHATPWTTPADRDTVGRYVLTYEDGSSVTQPIQYGRHVRAWTDAQASSMIPAPAWSGSTRDGLAVNLTTLTWTNPHPERPVRSVTFVSEGTGAALAVLGLTLTGAAK, from the coding sequence ATGCGCCGAACCCTGCTGACCGTCCTCACCGCGCTGCTGCTCACGCCCCCGTCGGGCGCGCAGGGCGCGGCCTTCACGTCCGTCCCGGACGCGGTGGTGCACGCCCCGCCGACCACCGTGACGCCCACCCCCACGCGCGCCACCTACCCGGCGGGGCTGCTCCCGCTGGACGGCCTGCGCCTGGAGGTGCGCGGCGACGCGCCGGAACTGGCGTGGGCGGCCCGTGACCTGCGGCAGGAATGGCAGACGCGGCTCGGCCTGACCCTGCAGGACCTCAAGGCCGCCGCGGCCGGTGCGTCGCCGCGCATCGTGATCGGCACGCGCGCCGACCCGGCCCTCGCCGCGCAGGCGCAGGCGGCGGGCCTGCAGCCGGACGCGCCGGGGAGCTACGCCCTGACCGTGGACGCGGCGGGCGCCACGATGATCGGCGCGGACCCGGCGGGCGCGTACCACGGCGCGCAGACGCTCGCGCAGCTCCTCACGGCGGGCGGCGTCCGTTACGCCCGCATTCAGGACGCGCCCGCCGTGAAACGCCGCGTCGCCATGATCTACCTCGACGCGAGCAGCGGCGTGAACGACGCCCTCATCCCGCTCCTGGCACGGCTGAAGTACAACGCGGTGCTCGTCATGAGCGACTACGTGCAGTGGGACGCCGCGAAGGCGGGCGGGTACGCGAACCCGCAGGGCGCCACGAAGGCCGAAGCGGCCCGCGTCGCGGACCTCGCGCGGACGCACGGCCTGGAAGTCATTCCGCTCATCGAGACGCTGTCGCACGTCGGCTGGATGTTCGGGAACGGCCGGAACCTCGACCTGCTGCAGGACCCGCAGGGGCAGGCGAACTACGCCTACGACACCCTGAACCCCGAGACGTACTCCCGCGTGATCCTGCCGGTCCTGAAGGAAGCGGTGGAGGTGTTCCGCCCGAAGGTCGTGCACATCGGGCATGACGAGGTCCGCAACCGCGACCGGTTCCCCGCCCGCCCGAACGGCGCCGCTGTCGGCTTCGAGCAGCTGTACGTGGACGACACCGTGCGCCTGCACGACGCGCTCGCCGGGATGGGGGTCGGCACCATGATCTGGCACGACGTGGCGTTCAGCGACGCGCTCGCCGCCACGCTGCCCGCCCGCCTCCCGAAGGACCTGCAGGTCGCGTACTGGAATTACCTGCCCGCACCCGCGTACCCGGCGCTGCAGAGCATCTCGGCGCTCGGGTTCCCGGTGCTGGGCGCCGCGTGGGCGGAACCCGGCAACCCGGAAGCCATGGGCCGCAGCGCGCAGAGCGCGAACGCCGGGTACATCCAGACGCGCTGGACCGGGTACTTCGGGAATCCCAGCGTGTGGGACGGCGCGGCCGCGCAGGGCGTCGCGTACGTGCGCGGCGCGCAGGCCGCCTGGAATCCCGGTGCGGCCCTCCCCTCCCCCGCCGAGGCCACGTACCGTGACCTGTACCGCCCGGAACCGTACCGCGCGCAGGCAGGCACACTCGTGGACCTGACCCCTTACGTGACGCGCGCCCTGCGCGACCCGGACGGCAAGGGCTGGATCGGGAAGGGCGCGGGCACGGACCTGTCGGCCGTCCCGACCGGCGACGTGCGCCTGGGCGACACGCGGTACCTCGTGAGCGGCGCCGTCATGCTGCGCGGCACGCGCGCGAACGTGCAGTCCCTGCCCGTGCAGGTCGAGGTGCCGCTGCACCGGACCTTCACGGCCCTGAACGTCCTGCACGCCACGCCGTGGACGACGCCCGCAGACCGCGACACCGTCGGACGGTACGTCCTCACGTACGAGGACGGCAGCAGCGTCACGCAGCCCATCCAGTACGGACGGCACGTGCGCGCCTGGACGGACGCGCAGGCGAGCAGCATGATCCCCGCGCCCGCCTGGAGCGGCAGCACCCGGGACGGCCTCGCCGTGAACCTCACCACCCTGACGTGGACGAACCCGCACCCGGAACGCCCGGTGCGCAGCGTGACCTTCGTGAGCGAGGGGACGGGCGCGGCACTCGCCGTGCTGGGCCTCACCCTGACGGGAGCCGCGAAGTGA
- a CDS encoding carbohydrate ABC transporter permease gives MLPFLVLLAVYHTWPVLFGTYLAFTEYNVISPPRFVGLANFQRLLHDDQFWSGVVNSLKYLMVVPVLQLASIGLAMLVNRPLPGIGFFRTAYYVPVVTSFAVVGLIWTWMYQQDGPVTFVLQHLGLMKEPHSLLNDPGKALYAVMFVTLWKGIGYYMVLYLAGLQGVPKDQEEAAEMDGATRLQVFWHVTLPALRPTVLVCSLLSTISAIKVFEEVYVMTSGGPVGSTYTALFFTYAKAFQDFQYGYAAAAGLVIAVISLIFGAINFRLTRGGRSDA, from the coding sequence ATGCTGCCGTTCCTGGTGCTGCTCGCCGTGTACCACACGTGGCCGGTGCTGTTCGGCACGTACCTGGCGTTCACGGAGTACAACGTGATCAGCCCGCCGCGCTTCGTGGGCCTCGCGAACTTCCAGCGGCTGCTGCACGACGACCAGTTCTGGAGCGGCGTCGTGAACAGCCTGAAGTACCTGATGGTCGTGCCGGTCCTGCAGCTCGCGTCCATCGGGCTCGCGATGCTGGTGAACCGGCCCCTGCCGGGCATCGGGTTCTTCCGCACCGCGTACTACGTGCCGGTCGTGACGAGCTTCGCGGTGGTGGGCCTCATCTGGACGTGGATGTACCAGCAGGACGGTCCCGTCACCTTCGTGCTGCAGCACCTGGGCCTCATGAAGGAACCGCACAGCCTGCTGAACGACCCCGGCAAGGCCCTGTATGCCGTAATGTTCGTGACGCTCTGGAAGGGCATCGGGTACTACATGGTGCTGTACCTCGCGGGCCTGCAGGGCGTTCCGAAGGACCAGGAGGAGGCGGCCGAGATGGACGGCGCGACGCGCCTGCAGGTGTTCTGGCACGTGACGCTGCCCGCCCTGCGTCCCACCGTGCTCGTGTGCAGCCTGCTGAGCACCATCAGCGCCATCAAGGTCTTCGAGGAGGTGTACGTCATGACGTCCGGCGGGCCGGTCGGCAGCACGTACACGGCCCTGTTCTTCACGTACGCCAAGGCCTTCCAGGACTTCCAGTACGGGTACGCCGCCGCGGCGGGCCTGGTGATCGCGGTCATCAGCCTGATCTTCGGGGCCATCAATTTCCGCCTCACGCGCGGCGGACGGAGCGACGCATGA
- a CDS encoding carbohydrate ABC transporter permease, with translation MTTSSSPVRAAPSASDLKRRRARRTRLGNAAAYLVLGVIAVITLYPFYWTFITSLENTGNIYDAKLLPGSLSLRNYAAVFTGTTVPFWRMVVNSLVICAAGVGGSVALAALAAYPLAKMRFPGRDAVFIGILTLMVLPNEAGLIVNYVTTIKLGLLQVHGGPFGDALNTVSGYAAIVLPSLSSIVGLFLIRQAYLGIPQELIEAARIDGARELTIWRRVMLPLALPTIVAFAILEFVAFWNSFLWARILPLDGQMLPLSAGLLNLSGQFSTNSRAVMAGAVLTVLPILVVFLFGQRYFMRGLEGAVKG, from the coding sequence ATGACCACTTCCTCTTCCCCTGTCCGGGCCGCGCCGAGCGCGAGCGACCTGAAGCGCCGCCGGGCGCGCCGCACGCGCCTCGGGAACGCCGCGGCGTACCTGGTGCTGGGCGTGATCGCCGTCATCACGCTGTACCCGTTCTACTGGACGTTCATCACCAGTCTGGAGAACACCGGCAACATCTACGACGCCAAACTGCTGCCCGGCAGCCTGAGCCTGCGGAACTACGCGGCGGTGTTCACGGGCACGACGGTGCCGTTCTGGCGGATGGTGGTGAACAGCCTCGTGATCTGCGCGGCGGGCGTGGGCGGCAGCGTGGCGCTGGCGGCGCTGGCGGCGTACCCGCTCGCGAAGATGCGGTTCCCGGGACGGGACGCGGTATTCATCGGGATCCTGACCCTGATGGTCCTGCCGAACGAGGCGGGCCTGATCGTGAACTACGTGACGACCATCAAGCTGGGGCTGCTGCAGGTGCACGGCGGGCCGTTCGGGGACGCGCTGAACACCGTGAGCGGGTACGCGGCGATCGTGCTGCCGAGCCTGTCGAGCATCGTGGGCCTCTTCCTGATCCGTCAGGCGTACCTCGGGATTCCGCAGGAGCTGATCGAGGCGGCCCGCATCGACGGCGCGCGGGAACTGACGATCTGGCGGCGCGTGATGCTGCCGCTGGCCCTGCCGACCATCGTGGCGTTCGCGATCCTGGAGTTCGTGGCGTTCTGGAACAGTTTCCTGTGGGCGCGCATCCTGCCACTCGACGGGCAGATGCTGCCGCTGTCGGCGGGCCTGCTGAACCTGAGCGGGCAGTTCAGCACGAACTCGCGCGCCGTGATGGCGGGCGCCGTGCTGACCGTCCTGCCGATCCTGGTGGTGTTCCTGTTCGGGCAGCGGTACTTCATGCGGGGCCTGGAAGGCGCGGTGAAAGGCTGA
- a CDS encoding NUDIX domain-containing protein, which yields MSAGQRFYVNARAIIERLHEGRTQVLLQRRQKPPERWEFPGGQFDPFEGILAALAREVQEETGLSVTRVLDDPGRHVTDSDEASVECLKPAFVYQTTRGPVDSVGFYFRVEAQGTLTTHGDEAGGHTWVDRRALPARLAGTPEDFDWLTRAALGAYLREHERSLGEA from the coding sequence ATGTCCGCCGGTCAGCGGTTCTACGTGAACGCCCGCGCGATCATCGAGCGTCTGCACGAGGGGCGCACGCAGGTGCTGCTGCAGCGGCGCCAGAAGCCCCCGGAACGCTGGGAGTTCCCGGGCGGGCAGTTCGACCCGTTCGAGGGCATCCTGGCGGCCCTGGCGCGCGAGGTGCAGGAGGAGACGGGCCTGAGCGTCACGCGGGTGCTGGATGATCCCGGGCGTCATGTGACCGATTCGGACGAGGCGAGCGTGGAGTGCCTGAAGCCTGCCTTCGTGTATCAGACGACGCGCGGGCCGGTGGACAGCGTCGGCTTCTACTTCCGGGTGGAGGCGCAGGGCACGCTGACGACGCATGGCGACGAGGCGGGCGGGCACACGTGGGTGGACCGGCGCGCCCTGCCGGCCCGGCTGGCGGGCACGCCGGAGGACTTCGACTGGCTGACGCGCGCGGCGCTCGGCGCGTACCTGAGGGAGCACGAGCGGTCCCTGGGGGAGGCGTGA